The window GTCGGTGGGCAAGGGAAAAATCATTGTGATCTTCCGCAGCACGAATGGCAGCCTCAATGCGATGATTTCTCGGAATGAAAGTCGGGTTGGAGCGACGCATGAGTTTGCTGGCATCTTCTTGAGATGTGGTGGCGTCGATTTGTGTCCGCCAGTCCTTGAGCCATGCTGTGATTGCGTCTCTTGATTCAAAGAGAGCCGTGAATCTTTCTGAGGCATCAGCAGAACGAGGCACGTCGCACAGTTGCCGGAAGGCTACCGTGAAGTCGACGTGATGCTCATGCATGAGGTTGAGCAGGGCTTTGACCTGTTGAAAGTGTGCATCGCAGGCGGCGAGGCCAATCTTGCTGCACATGACGTTTTGGTATTCGTTCTTGAACGCGGGGGTGAAGGTTTGAAGGACTGACTCTCCTATACTGCGAGCCTCCGCCTCATCCTCACTGAGCAGTGGCAGCAGACAGCCGCCAAGACATGCCATGTTCCACTGGGCGATGGTGGGCTGGTTGTTGTATGCGTATCGGCCTTGTACGTCGATGGAGCTGAATACGCGGTCCGGGGCGTAGTGGTCCATGAAGGCGCAGGGGCCGTAATCGATGGTCTCGCCGGACAGGGCGGTGTTGTCTGTGTTCATGACACCATGGATGAACCCTACGCCCATCCACTTGGCTACGAGACGGGCGTGCGCAAGGCAGATATGCTCATACAGTGCGGCATAGGGATTCGCGTCGGTGCGGACTTCGGGGTAATGACGGTCGATGACGTAGTCAGCCAGAATGCGAACTTCGTTTTCCAGATGTCGGGCTGCGAAAAATTCAAAGGTGCCGATGCGGATATGGCTGGAAGCCACACGGGTGATGACACCGCCGGGGTGGTCCTCCTCGCGGTGCACGGTCTCGCCGGTCGTGACCATCGCAAGGGCGCGTGAAGTGGGGATGCCAAAGGCGTGCATGGCCTCGCTGACGATGTATTCACGCAGGACCGGACCGAGGGGCGAACGGCCATCGCCGCCTCGGGAAAACCGTGTCTTGCCGGAGCCTTTGAGCTGAATATCAAAGCGGCGGTTGTCCGGCGCGACAACCTCTCCCAGCAATACGGCGCGGCCATCTCCCAGTTGCGGCACGAAGTGGCCGAACTGATGCCCGGCATACGCCTGCGCTAGAGGTTCCATCCCTTCCAGCAGTTCATTGCCGGAAAAGATATTGGCCAGCTTGGACTTGTCATCTGGCAAATCCAATCCGAGCGTTCCAGCCAGTGCCGTGTTGAGGCGGATGAGCCCCGGTCTCTCTACTGGCGTGGGCTCGATGCGTTGGTAAAAGATCTCGGGCAGTCTGGCGTATGTATTGTCAAAGGACATGATTAGCCTTCCAGCAGTTTGTCCCATGCGGGCAGCAGGGTGTCGATGGAGTTGGCCAGCAGCCGCATGAAGCGCAGTTCTATGTGAACCATCTCCTCGTCTTTCTTTCGCAGCCATTCGGACATCCAGGCGAACCGGAGGCCGAGGATCAGTTCCGGCAGTAGGGAGAGGCTTTCTTTGTCCAGTTGGCCCCTGTCATTAAGGGTTCTGAGCAGCGTGACGGCCAATCCGTGGACCAACGCGCGCGGCTCCTCAATACCGACACAACCAAAGCAGTTCGCAACGTCAAACAGCGCGGGGCGTATGCCCATGAACTCCCAATCAATGACAGCGGCTACGGAGCGGTCATTCCAGATGATGTTGAGGGGGTGAAAGTCCCCCTGACACAGAGCGGTCGGCAGGTCGTTCCAGGCTTCGAACAGCGGGACCAGCACGGGCAGGACCGGCAGCAGGTCTTCATGCACGTCAGGACGGCGGGGCGCGATGGTGCCCATCAGTTCGTTGACGTAGTCCTCCAGAATGAAGGGCGGATCGTTGTCGAACTCATGTATGGAGTTGCCAGCCTCATGCAGGTCTGCAGTGAACTCTCCCAGCGATGCGCCGCGTTCGGTGTGGGTGACGAATTCCGGCTGGGGCAGAGGGTCGCCCGGCACAAAAGGAGAGATTTGAAAATACTCACCCTCTTTCTCCACGCAGAAGCGGCCATCCGGTCCGGGGAGATATGCCGGGATGGGCAAGCCTTCCTTTTTCAGCGCATCCAGGGTGCGACCGATCTTTTCGCGGCGGTCGAACTGGCCGGGGCGAAGGTGCTCCAGCATCCAGATGGCGCCGGTGTTGTCTTCCACGGCGGTTCTTCCGAGGCAGCGTTCAGGACTGCCTGGCAGCAATACATCAACGGAGACCGACTTGGGTGTCAGTCCCCATAGGGTGAGATTGTCGAGCATGAATCAGATTTTCCGGATATCGGCGATCTTGCCGTTATATTTTCCTGGGTCGTTGAGGAGAAAGTCCACCAAACCGCGTGCGGATTGCTCGGGCGTGAGAAGCAGGCCTTCGTCCTTCCATGGCTGGAACACTTCCTTTAACTGGGAGGCACAGTGTCCTTCGCTGTTGCGGGCCTGGAACTGCATCTGCGTTTCCACGATGCCGGGTCGCCAGATGACGGTGGTGATGGGCGGGGCTTCGGCGGCCAGTTGGCGGGCGAGGTGTTCCTCGGCAGCCTTGGCTGCGCAATATGCGCCAATGCCGGGCTGAGCGCGCTCTGCCGCACCGGAGCCGAAGAATACGGCAAGGCCTTCGCCGCGCCACAGCAGTTGCGGTACGGCGTGGCGGATAAGCTGGTGGGCAGCGGTCACGGATGCGTCCATCACCTCTCGGAAACGGGTTTTGTTCAACTCCCAGACCGCCGGGCCGGGCGCAAGTATGCCCGCGGCGTGGATGAATCCGTAAAAGTCACCGAATTCGATGCCTACCTGTACCAGTTCCTGCGCCACATTGGACGTCGACACATCGCCGCTGATGCACACGGCCTTGACGCCGAGGTCTCGGCAGGCTGCGCTGGTCTCAAGCAGTTTGTCTTCTGAACGGGCGCCGAGCACGAGGTTGACGCCTTCCTTGGCAAGCTCCAGAGCCAGAGCCTTGCCGATTCCCATGGATGCCCCGGTCAGGACCAGGGTTTTATTCTTGAGCGAAGTCATATACGATGCTTCCTTTCTTGGTCTAACCATATCCTTACGCGAGAATCAGTCATATGTCATTGAAAGTGAGCAAGCGTCGTCCCCTGGTGGCTCAGTCCGAAATCCGTAACATGTCCATCGAGTGTGCCAAAGTGAAGGGCATCAACCTCGCACAGGGCGTGTGTGACCTGCCCGTGCCCGATGAAGTCCTCAAGGGTGCCGAGGCTGCCATGGAGAAGGGCACCAATATTTACACTCGTTTCGATGGCCGTTGGGAGCTGCGCAAGGCCATTGCCGGCAAGCAGAAACGCTATACCGGCATGGACGTGAATCCCGAAGGGCAGGTGGTGGTTTCCGCCGGTGCTACGGGTGCGTTCTACTCCGCCTGTCTCGCCCTTCTGGACGAGGGCGACGAGGTCATCGTGTTCGAGCCGTACTATGGCTATCACATCGTGACCATGGCCTCCCTTGGCATCAAGCCTGTCTACGTCACGCTGGAACCGCCGTCCTGGGAGTTTGTGGCCGAGGATCTGGAAAAGGCCGTGACATCCAAGACCCGCGCCATCATCGTGAACACCCCGTCCAATCCTGCGGGCAAGGTCTTCACCCGCGAAGAGCTTGCGTTGGTGGCAGACTTTGCCGACGCCCACGACCTGTTTGTGTTCACAGATGAGATTTACGAGCACTTCGTGTTTGACGGACGGGAGCATATCTCTCCGGCCACGTTGCCGGGCATGAGCCGACGCACCATCACCATCTCCGGCCTGTCCAAGGTCTTTGCCATCACTGGCTGGCGTCTTGGCTACGCCATTTGCGACCCGGAATGGGCGCTGGCCATCGGGCATTTCAGCGATCTGGTCTATGTCTGTGCCCCGGCTCCACTCCAAATCGGTGCGGCCCGTGGCTTGGATGAACTGGGCCCGGAGTATTATCAGGACGTTTCCGACGATCACGAAAAGAAACGTGATCTTTTCTGCAACACCCTGCGCGAGATCGGGCTCACTCCCCACGTCCCCGAAGGCGCATATTATACGCTGGCTGACGTCTCCTCACTGCCCGGCAATACTGCCAAGGAACGCGCCCTTCATCTGCTGGAAAAGACCGGTGTAGCTTGCGTGCCCGGCTCGGCTTTCTATCAGGGCGAAGTGGGGGAAGGACTGGCCCGGTTCTGCTTTGCCAAGGAGATGCCCATTCTGGAAGACGCCATGGCGCGGTTGAGGAAGTTGTAGCTATGAACGAGAAGCAGAAGCAGGAGTTCAAGGGCTTTGCCGCGGCCGAGATCGAGGAGTTGAAAAAGGAGATTCCCCGGCTCAAGGAGTTGGTCAAGCCCGTGGCGCCGGACAACGCCATCGGTCGCATTTCGCGCATGGACAACATCGTGAACCAGTCCGTGGCCAAGGCGCAGCTCTCCAAGGCCAAGGTTCGACTGGTGCGTCTGGAAGAAGCCCTGAAGCGGGTGGATGAGGACGAGGACTTTGGTCTGTGCATGGATTGTGGCGATCCCATTCCCATGGCGCGGCTCAAGGCCATGCCTGAGACGCCTTTCTGCGTGGAGTGCGCTGAATAACAACTTCTTTCAGTGTGATCATTGACCGGCTTCGACATGCCGGGTAATACATACCGGCCTTTCGTTTTTATTTGGAAAGACGGATTGTATCTGAGGATAGCATGTCGGGAAAGCCTGTCGTCCCTGTGGATGAAGAAGCTGTAAAAGCGGTCATCCAGAGCAAGGAAATATATACGGCATTTCAGCCAATCGTCTCGGTCTCCACCAAGTCTGTGGTGGGGTTCGAGTCCTTTTCCCGTGGCGGCAACAGTATGGATCCGACCATGTTGTTCCATCCCGATCTTTCTCCCGAGACCAAGCTGGAAGTGGACAGATTGTGTCGTGAGAAGTCGCTCCTGCAATTTCGCAGTATTCTCGGCTCCCGCGATGACCTGTTGCTGTTCATGAACATCAACCCCGCCATCCTCTCCCATGTGAAGGAGAAGTCCTCCTACCTCAAGGAGCAGATTGAGGCGTACGGCATTGATCCCGAAAACGTGGTGGTGGAGATTCCCATGTGTGCGGCTACGTCCATGGTGGTGCTGGAGTATGCGGATCTCTATCGCAGCTTTGGCTTCAAGACAGGGCTGGACGCGTGCTCCATCCATGACACCTGGGGAAAGCTGATCTCTGCGCTCAAGCCTCAGTTCGTCAAAGTCGGGCATTCTTTTTATGACGCGAATGACTCTGCCCCCTATGCGGCCAAGGCGCTGGAAGGGTTGCTCGAAGTGGCCGACAAGGCCGGGTCTGTCGTTATCGGGCAGGGCGTGGAAAAGGAGGAGGACTCCTTCCGTCTACTCATGTCCGGCATCAACTTGCAGCAGGGTTTCTACTACACCAAGGACGAGAAAGATATGACGGGCGATCCGACCCGTATGTTCTTCCGCAAGATCGCTGCCACCTATGATCGCTACAAGAAGGTGCGCGGGGCTGAGGTGAAGAGTAGAAAAGAGCGCGTCCACGCCATGTTCAAGAGCGTAACCGCTGCCTGCAATCGTTTCGTCAATGTCCCGCAGAGCAAATTTGAAACCTCATGCAGGGCGCTGTCCACCAAGCTCGATGAGATCGTCTCCATCTTCGTGCTCGATGGTCAGGGCATACAGCTTACCTCCCGGCCCCATACCGAGCCCGCTCCAGGGCGCTCTGCCTGTGATGGTATCGTGGGTACGGGCGTAGGGGTGGATCACTCCCTCAATGATTACGTCGTGTATCTGGATATGGGCTACGGTAAGTTTGTCTCGCCGCCCTTTACCTCGCACTATACTGGCGAGCCTGCCTGTATCGTGAGCAAGCCCTTCATAGGTGACGGCGGCAAGCGCTACATCCTGTGTGTGGAAATGCCGTATCCGGCGTAAAGATCGCTATTCCGCTTCGGGCAGCAGCTCGATTTCCGACAAATCCAGCTCCTTGCTGATGTGCGAGGCAAGACCGATACCGGCCTCGCGGAATACGTTGAAAGACGTATGGACGCCTGCCTCACGCAGAATATCCACTTCATCATCGTACTGGGCAATCGCCGCGATCTCGCCGGGGAATTGGCGTTCGCGCAGCTTCTCGGCAATGTGCAGCTGAGTCTGCAGGTTAGGAATGGTGAGGACGATGAGTTGCACCTGTCCACCGGTTTCCGGGAGCTTGCTCCAGAAATCGGCGTCTGTGGCGTCTGCCAGGGCCACCTGATAGCCTTGCTCCAGCAGTCGGTCCACGGTGACGTCCGAAAAGTCGAGCCCCAGCACGACCGGGCCGTGTTTTTGCGTGAAGTATCGATACGTGCCTTCACCCACGCGGCCCATGCCGAAGATGATGATCTTCCATGTGCCAGCTTCGTACGGTTCTTCATCAGGGTGACGTTCTGCCGTCTGAAACCGTCTGAGTGAACTGCTGAAGCGATCGAAGAGGCAGTCTGCCGTGCGGTTGAATGGAGCGGCCACGACAAAGGAGATGGACAGGGCCACCGCGATGGCCAGCAGCCAGTCTGACGAGAGCCAGCCGGAGTTCACGGCAAGGGTGCCCACGATGAGACCGAATTCACTGTAGTTGGCAAGGTTCCAACTGGTGATGAAAGAGGTCCTCGCCTTGAGCTTGAACCGGGTGAAGAGCCAGAAGAACAGGGCAATTTTGAGCGGCAGGGCACAGATGAGAATCATGGACGCCCCCAGCGTCTGCATGGATGGCAGCCCCGCCAGCCCGATCTCAAGGAAGAAGCCCACCAGCAGGAAATCCTTGATGTTCATGAGGGAGTTGGCCAACTCCTTGGCCCGGTCATGGGACGCCAGCATGATGCCCACGATCAGTGCGCCCAGATCCGCCTTGAGGCCTACCGCTTCAAAGGCAGCGGCTCCGGCCACAAAGGCGAGGAAGAAGCCGAACAGTACCTGCAATTCGCCGTGACCGATGCGGTCGAGCATCCTGATGAAGATCCATCGCGCCACTGGCAGGATGGCGATGAGGGCCAACGCCCACGGCGTGGGCAGCTTGCCCGTGGAGAAGGTCAGAAACAGGACCGCAAAGATATCCTGCATGATGAGGACGCCGATGGCTGTGCGGCCATTGAGGGAGCTGGAGCGTCCGCTCTCTTCAAGGATTTTTACCGCGAACACTGTCGACGAGAAGCTCAGGGCAAAGGCCACGAGCAGGGCGGTCGTCCAGTCGAGCCCGGCAAAGAAGGCGAGCCCGGTAGAGGAAAGGCCCATGAGTCCCACGGCAAAGATTCCCACGGTAATGAGCATGTGGATGGTGGCCCCGCCCCATACTTCGGGGCGCAGCAACCCTTTGATCTTGAGCTTGAGGCCGATGGAGAAGAGCAGAATGGTGACGCCGATGTCCGCGATCTCCTGAAGAACCGGTCCGGTCTGGTAGCCCTGTGTGGACAGGGCGAATCCTGCAGCAAGATACCCCACCAAAGGGGGGAGGTTGATGAGGCTTGCAAGGTAGCCGCATCCGAAGGCGAGCAGGATTATGAGCGGATCCATCGGGTCTCCTATCGATTGATTTTTTCCTGACTGCGAACCACGCCACGGGTGACGATGCCGATTACCAGTGCGAACATGAAATAGCTGACAAGGCACTGGAAAATGAGCATCAGCTTACCGTCCCATGTCTGGGGAACGAAGTCGCCGAAGCCAAGCGTGGTCATGGTGACCACGGTATAATAGAGGGAATTGATGAATATGTCGCCACCATTTGCGGTGAAGTTGAATGGCAGCGGGGCCTTGACCATGATGTGGATGCCTTCCAGTGTCGCGTTGACCAGCGTGAATCCGGCCAGCATGTTGAAGTAAGTGGTCAGCAGCTTGGACACGTCGCCCCATGTGGCGACATTGCCCGGCTTGAGCATGACCGGGATGAAGTGCAGGAAGGATTTCAAATGCCAGATCAGGACGGTCAGCACCACCAGAGTCATGGCGATGATGCCTTCGTTATAGGCTCCGAGGATGACGCTGGTAATGCCTGCCAAAAAGCCGACAATGCCTGACGCAATAAGGGTTTCGCGGTCGGCAAGGGTGCGCAGGGCCGCGTGCGTCTTTTTAAGGTAGGCGTTGCGTCTGTTATGGAACAGAATGCCTGCTGTAGCGACGATGCTGCCGTTGAGGGCGGCCAGAGATATGTCGGCCAGATCAACCGAGTTGTCGTTCAGGTCGGCGGTCAAGTGAGTCGGGAAAAGCTCGCTGAGTACGATTAACGTCACCACCCCGAAGAACAGGCTGGGGACGTAGTGGGTCAGGAATGCTTTGCTCAGGGCGGATTGTTGTTTCTTGCTCATGCGATTTCTCCCAATCAATACGCAGTATTGTCATAGAAATTCGCATGGCGCAACAAAAGTGGATCAGTCCGGGGTGCTCAGTCGTATGATGGTACGTGATTCCGGCTTGATGACCTCGAAGGTTCTTGCCCAGTGTTTTTTGATCAGACGGTCCATGAGGCCGGAATCCTTGGCCTTGGTCAGGGCGGATGTAATGAACTCGGCCAGATTAGGCTCGGATGGGGTGACGTAAAATACGAAGTCCCGATCATAGACGAACATCAGATGCGGTTCGATGGCGAGTTGGCGATAGCTGTCAGCCTCTTCGAGAATTTCCGTGAAGCCGCGCGGGAAATAGTCCACGCCCCGGTCGCCCCTTTCCAGCATGCCGTAGAAGAGACGCCAGTTGGCCAGTTCCAGGACGGGGAGGTCGTTGAACTTCCATATGTCCGCATCGAACCACTGAGTGCCGAGCCCTGCAGTGAGTTTTAGCGTGCGGAGTTGCTGGGCAGATTTGATGCGGCTGAAGGTGTTCAATTGGTTGCGGTTCACCAGCATGATACGATGACCGATGAGACCGTTGGTCAGGGGAACATGGGTGCTGAGGTACTTGTTGTCGCGCTCCTCACTGCTGATCAACCACAGCACATTGATTTGCCCCCTGTCGAACATGCTGCGCTCCCGCAGGTGAGGCAGGTTCGGGAACTTCTCGATTTCCACTTCATGCCCGTCCATTTTCAGAGCAGTAGTGAGAATATTGAAGAAGTATTCATGTTGTCCATTCTCGTAGATGGGCATGCGAAGCTTGATTTTCGCTGCCATGGCCGAAGATGCGGCCATCAAGATAAAGGATAGGGCTGCGAATAATATAAATGTAATCGAACGCGAAATTCTCATGGTCGCACTGTTTGATATTTAGTTGTATCAGTCAATGATATATTTGCGAGACTCTTTCCAAGTAGCTGCTTTTGTGCACCTTAGAGGGAGCGACAGTCGGTGTGTTTGGCAGAAAATCTAGAGAATTTCCAGACAATTGATTCGGCCAGTTTTCGGATGCAATCGGTCGCTCAACCCTTGACTATCTTGGTATTCTGGCTTAACAAACCTCCTCTTTGCCCGCGCTGGATGGGATTTTTGCGCGTGGAGACTGATAGATTATAGGGAGATAGGAC of the Pseudodesulfovibrio sp. zrk46 genome contains:
- a CDS encoding protein adenylyltransferase SelO, with the translated sequence MSFDNTYARLPEIFYQRIEPTPVERPGLIRLNTALAGTLGLDLPDDKSKLANIFSGNELLEGMEPLAQAYAGHQFGHFVPQLGDGRAVLLGEVVAPDNRRFDIQLKGSGKTRFSRGGDGRSPLGPVLREYIVSEAMHAFGIPTSRALAMVTTGETVHREEDHPGGVITRVASSHIRIGTFEFFAARHLENEVRILADYVIDRHYPEVRTDANPYAALYEHICLAHARLVAKWMGVGFIHGVMNTDNTALSGETIDYGPCAFMDHYAPDRVFSSIDVQGRYAYNNQPTIAQWNMACLGGCLLPLLSEDEAEARSIGESVLQTFTPAFKNEYQNVMCSKIGLAACDAHFQQVKALLNLMHEHHVDFTVAFRQLCDVPRSADASERFTALFESRDAITAWLKDWRTQIDATTSQEDASKLMRRSNPTFIPRNHRIEAAIRAAEDHNDFSLAHRLIDILKNPFEDQPEHAEYMEPPQPEERVRQTFCGT
- a CDS encoding pyridoxal phosphate-dependent aminotransferase encodes the protein MSLKVSKRRPLVAQSEIRNMSIECAKVKGINLAQGVCDLPVPDEVLKGAEAAMEKGTNIYTRFDGRWELRKAIAGKQKRYTGMDVNPEGQVVVSAGATGAFYSACLALLDEGDEVIVFEPYYGYHIVTMASLGIKPVYVTLEPPSWEFVAEDLEKAVTSKTRAIIVNTPSNPAGKVFTREELALVADFADAHDLFVFTDEIYEHFVFDGREHISPATLPGMSRRTITISGLSKVFAITGWRLGYAICDPEWALAIGHFSDLVYVCAPAPLQIGAARGLDELGPEYYQDVSDDHEKKRDLFCNTLREIGLTPHVPEGAYYTLADVSSLPGNTAKERALHLLEKTGVACVPGSAFYQGEVGEGLARFCFAKEMPILEDAMARLRKL
- a CDS encoding SDR family NAD(P)-dependent oxidoreductase, producing MTSLKNKTLVLTGASMGIGKALALELAKEGVNLVLGARSEDKLLETSAACRDLGVKAVCISGDVSTSNVAQELVQVGIEFGDFYGFIHAAGILAPGPAVWELNKTRFREVMDASVTAAHQLIRHAVPQLLWRGEGLAVFFGSGAAERAQPGIGAYCAAKAAEEHLARQLAAEAPPITTVIWRPGIVETQMQFQARNSEGHCASQLKEVFQPWKDEGLLLTPEQSARGLVDFLLNDPGKYNGKIADIRKI
- a CDS encoding phosphotransferase, whose product is MLDNLTLWGLTPKSVSVDVLLPGSPERCLGRTAVEDNTGAIWMLEHLRPGQFDRREKIGRTLDALKKEGLPIPAYLPGPDGRFCVEKEGEYFQISPFVPGDPLPQPEFVTHTERGASLGEFTADLHEAGNSIHEFDNDPPFILEDYVNELMGTIAPRRPDVHEDLLPVLPVLVPLFEAWNDLPTALCQGDFHPLNIIWNDRSVAAVIDWEFMGIRPALFDVANCFGCVGIEEPRALVHGLAVTLLRTLNDRGQLDKESLSLLPELILGLRFAWMSEWLRKKDEEMVHIELRFMRLLANSIDTLLPAWDKLLEG
- a CDS encoding potassium channel family protein — encoded protein: MSKKQQSALSKAFLTHYVPSLFFGVVTLIVLSELFPTHLTADLNDNSVDLADISLAALNGSIVATAGILFHNRRNAYLKKTHAALRTLADRETLIASGIVGFLAGITSVILGAYNEGIIAMTLVVLTVLIWHLKSFLHFIPVMLKPGNVATWGDVSKLLTTYFNMLAGFTLVNATLEGIHIMVKAPLPFNFTANGGDIFINSLYYTVVTMTTLGFGDFVPQTWDGKLMLIFQCLVSYFMFALVIGIVTRGVVRSQEKINR
- a CDS encoding TraR/DksA C4-type zinc finger protein is translated as MNEKQKQEFKGFAAAEIEELKKEIPRLKELVKPVAPDNAIGRISRMDNIVNQSVAKAQLSKAKVRLVRLEEALKRVDEDEDFGLCMDCGDPIPMARLKAMPETPFCVECAE
- a CDS encoding EAL domain-containing protein, producing the protein MSGKPVVPVDEEAVKAVIQSKEIYTAFQPIVSVSTKSVVGFESFSRGGNSMDPTMLFHPDLSPETKLEVDRLCREKSLLQFRSILGSRDDLLLFMNINPAILSHVKEKSSYLKEQIEAYGIDPENVVVEIPMCAATSMVVLEYADLYRSFGFKTGLDACSIHDTWGKLISALKPQFVKVGHSFYDANDSAPYAAKALEGLLEVADKAGSVVIGQGVEKEEDSFRLLMSGINLQQGFYYTKDEKDMTGDPTRMFFRKIAATYDRYKKVRGAEVKSRKERVHAMFKSVTAACNRFVNVPQSKFETSCRALSTKLDEIVSIFVLDGQGIQLTSRPHTEPAPGRSACDGIVGTGVGVDHSLNDYVVYLDMGYGKFVSPPFTSHYTGEPACIVSKPFIGDGGKRYILCVEMPYPA
- a CDS encoding cation:proton antiporter family protein, whose product is MDPLIILLAFGCGYLASLINLPPLVGYLAAGFALSTQGYQTGPVLQEIADIGVTILLFSIGLKLKIKGLLRPEVWGGATIHMLITVGIFAVGLMGLSSTGLAFFAGLDWTTALLVAFALSFSSTVFAVKILEESGRSSSLNGRTAIGVLIMQDIFAVLFLTFSTGKLPTPWALALIAILPVARWIFIRMLDRIGHGELQVLFGFFLAFVAGAAAFEAVGLKADLGALIVGIMLASHDRAKELANSLMNIKDFLLVGFFLEIGLAGLPSMQTLGASMILICALPLKIALFFWLFTRFKLKARTSFITSWNLANYSEFGLIVGTLAVNSGWLSSDWLLAIAVALSISFVVAAPFNRTADCLFDRFSSSLRRFQTAERHPDEEPYEAGTWKIIIFGMGRVGEGTYRYFTQKHGPVVLGLDFSDVTVDRLLEQGYQVALADATDADFWSKLPETGGQVQLIVLTIPNLQTQLHIAEKLRERQFPGEIAAIAQYDDEVDILREAGVHTSFNVFREAGIGLASHISKELDLSEIELLPEAE